A stretch of the Vitis vinifera cultivar Pinot Noir 40024 chromosome 16, ASM3070453v1 genome encodes the following:
- the LOC100249418 gene encoding uncharacterized protein LOC100249418, translated as MDEANAKALAQHQQQLMLQHQQQQQQQQLLLLQQLQKQKQQHQQQQQQQQQQQQQQQQQQQQQQQQQQAISRFPSNIDAHLRPPGLHRPISLQPQNPNPTPNPNPNPNPNPIPNVQNPGPANPQQQQQKVMRPGHQVELQMAYQDAWRVCHPDFKRPFSSLEDACERLLPYHVVADYEAEEDDRILDSDTTGQMPSRSQQWDHNIAAKVAEFTATFEKQALAFNIISRKRAIGEFRSEERLMIEQALLQEEKRAMLELRTEIESREKAGREAHEAKLRMAAMVQAEQARAESQAHAELLARAPIRASALGPQGNDLPIGHDMAEQEQGVNPDEMMNGWGNNTQRDEKEPSEDFLNDEETENGDAGMQDEWREVGEFDLNTR; from the exons ATGGATGAGGCGAACGCCAAGGCATTGGCGCAGCATCAGCAGCAGCTCATGCTGCAGCAccagcagcagcaacagcagCAACAGCTTCTCCTTCTTCAACAGCTCCAGAAGCAGAAGCAGCAGCAtcagcagcagcaacagcagcagcaacagcaacagcagcagcaacagcaacagcagcagcagcaacagcaaCAGCAGCAAGCAATCTCCCGGTTCCCTTCCAATATTGACGCCCATTTGCGCCCTCCAGGCCTCCACCGCCCCATCTCGCTCCAACCGCAAAACCCCAACCCCActcctaaccctaaccctaaccctaaccctaaccctatcCCCAATGTGCAAAACCCTGGCCCCGCAAATccgcagcagcagcagcagaagGTGATGCGGCCCGGGCACCAGGTGGAGCTCCAGATGGCGTACCAGGACGCGTGGCGGGTCTGCCACCCTGATTTCAAACGTCCTTTCTCTTCTCTCGAGGACGCCTGCGAGag GCTACTGCCTTACCATGTGGTGGCAGACTATGAAGCAGAGGAGGATGATAGAATCCTTGACTCTGACACTACAGGCCAAATGCCGTCCCGCTCTCAGCAATGGGACCACAATATTGCTGCCAAAGTTGCAGAGTTCACTGCCACATTTGAGAAACAGGCCCTTGCCTTCAATATCATATCCCGCAAGAGAGCCATTGGCGAGTTTCGATCAGAGGAGAGGTTGATGATTGAGCAAGCACTCCTGCAAGAGGAGAAAAGAGCAATGCTGGAACTGAGGACAGAGATTGAGTCAAGGGAGAAGGCTGGACGAGAGGCTCATGAGGCGAAGTTGCGTATGGCAGCAATGGTTCAGGCAGAGCAAGCACGGGCAGAGTCACAGGCCCATGCTGAGTTGCTGGCTCGAGCTCCAATAAGGGCGAGTGCACTCGGGCCTCAGGGCAATGACCTCCCAATTGGCCATGATATGGCAGAGCAGGAACAGGGTGTCAACCCAGATGAGATGATGAATGGTTGGGGAAACAACACACAGAGAGATGAGAAAGAGCCATCTGAGGATTTCTTGAACGATGAGGAGACTGAAAATGGAGACGCAGGCATGCAAGACGAGTGGCGTGAAGTTGGAGAGTTTGATCTGAACACCAGATAA
- the LOC100254521 gene encoding probable glutathione S-transferase, whose product MASGAMQEEQVKLLGIWFSPFVRRIEWALKFKGIEYEYVEEDLTNKSSLLLTSNPVHQKVPVLLHNGNPIVESLVIIEYIDENWKQNPILPQDPHERAKARFWANFIEQKITEATRTALVTEGEQQKKVVKELKEAMEVLEGEAAAKLNDKTLFFGGKNGLGYVDIVLGWICNWVEVIEEVGGFKVLDPQKQPHIHKWMANFVEVPLIKPTLLPKEKMVVCFQMVRQAHLGLDAKK is encoded by the exons ATGGCCAGTGGGGCGATGCAGGAAGAGCAAGTGAAGCTGTTGGGCATATGGTTTAGCCCATTTGTGAGAAGAATAGAGTGGGCTCTCAAGTTCAAAGGCATAGAATATGAGTATGTGGAAGAAGACTTGACCAACAAGAGCTCTCTTCTCCTCACCTCCAACCCAGTTCACCAGAAAGTCCCTGTGCTGCTTCATAACGGCAACCCCATTGTTGAATCACTTGTTATCATAGAGTATATTGATGAGAATTGGAAGCAAAACCCCATTTTGCCTCAAGACCCTCATGAGAGAGCCAAGGCTCGCTTTTGGGCAAACTTCATTGAACAAAAG ATAACAGAAGCTACAAGAACAGCATTAGTTACTGAAGGAGAGCAACAAAAGAAGGTAGTGAAGGAACTAAAAGAAGCCATGGAAGTGCTTGAAGGAGAGGCTGCAGCCAAGCTCAATGACAAGACATTATTCTTTGGAGGCAAAAATGGTCTTGGGTATGTGGACATTGTGCTAGGTTGGATATGTAATTGGGTGGAAGTCATTGAAGAAGTTGGAGGGTTCAAGGTTTTGGACCCACAAAAGCAACCACACATTCACAAATGGATGGCCAACTTTGTGGAGGTGCCTCTCATCAAGCCAACCTTGCTGCCCAAGGAGAAGATGGTGGTGTGCTTTCAAATGGTTCGCCAAGCTCATTTAGGTTTGGATGccaagaaatga